One segment of Amycolatopsis alba DSM 44262 DNA contains the following:
- the cas5c gene encoding type I-C CRISPR-associated protein Cas5c gives MGEGLPLSPEGAVPVGVQVWGPGALFTRPELKVERVSYPVMTPTAAIGVLESIFWKPEFSWVPVAIDVLAPIAQFTQRRNESTDIASVDAALAGRTVDTAEHRTQRNAVCLKDVCYRIHAHVELRDHATKPAAAYRDQFRKRVKRGQCFHQPYLGTREFSAYFGTVDDREPVPLTMAFGTMLHSVHHDPAGVRFSWFDAWLQAGRMMIPRTGKTAALAEA, from the coding sequence GTGGGCGAGGGGTTACCGCTGTCACCGGAGGGCGCTGTTCCGGTGGGGGTGCAGGTGTGGGGCCCGGGCGCGTTGTTCACGCGACCGGAATTGAAAGTGGAGCGGGTGTCGTACCCGGTGATGACGCCGACGGCGGCGATCGGTGTCCTGGAATCGATTTTCTGGAAACCGGAGTTCAGCTGGGTGCCGGTCGCGATCGATGTGCTCGCGCCGATCGCGCAGTTCACGCAGCGCCGTAACGAGTCCACCGACATCGCGTCGGTGGACGCGGCGCTGGCGGGGCGTACGGTGGACACGGCCGAGCATCGGACACAGCGGAACGCGGTGTGCCTGAAAGACGTCTGCTACCGGATCCACGCCCATGTCGAACTGCGCGACCACGCGACCAAACCGGCTGCGGCGTACCGGGACCAGTTCCGGAAGCGGGTGAAGCGGGGGCAGTGCTTCCATCAGCCCTATCTGGGAACACGGGAGTTCAGCGCCTACTTCGGCACGGTGGACGACCGGGAACCGGTTCCGCTGACCATGGCTTTCGGGACGATGCTGCACAGCGTCCACCACGACCCGGCCGGTGTGCGGTTCTCCTGGTTCGACGCCTGGCTGCAGGCCGGGCGGATGATGATCCCGCGTACCGGCAAGACCGCGGCACTGGCGGAGGCGTGA
- a CDS encoding CRISPR-associated helicase/endonuclease Cas3 → MWAHSANVLGRRQLLSGHARSTAVLAGRFAAEFGARELGSALGLFHDAGKACGLWQQGLLAAEKHGGRVGVPHKELGANLLRGVAGAAAMAVQGHHGGLTCLDELRALDAGDAVRGVDVVESFLGVLPEAERVLAGARMSLVPQRWRQGNTVAEMGVRLAFSALVDADHLDTAAHAQGWTGPWVRDDEDMMVLRDRFEAARGKRLEGRDGSPVDVIRERVYGQAVAGAAAAPGMFRLPAPTGSGKTWASAGFALHHAARYGKRRVIVAVPFITVTEQNAAEYRAMLGADAVLEHHSAVSVPESGAARWAARAAAENWDSPFVVTTTVQLFDSLFARKPSRMRKLHRLANAVIVLDEVQALPLRVLTPILDALRVLTEHFGTTVLLASATQPSFPEFDVWRDLRVRDLVDAPRELFAVMRRVRYEWWLEPKPTLAEVGKRACSYEQVLIVVNTTADARSVFQGWQQDGVEGIFHLSTRMTPAHRRAVLREVRERLAEGRPVRLVSTQLIEAGVDIDFPVVFRAFAPAEAIQQAAGRANREGRLGTDGLVVVFAARDMSSPAGYVLGSAVTAEIFGPHGDDVVRPDDIEALDRYYRTLYRRANAEYGTRAAEIQRNRGRLDFQSVAEGPERAMGEVNGRDPALAFRMLDDDTVPVAVTDHNGETPAAALIACLRREPEQAGPVLRQLQPYLVALPRRLLQDPAIAALCAPVFGDLYEWTGPYDPDYGIDTTSGREREVW, encoded by the coding sequence ATGTGGGCGCATAGTGCGAATGTGTTGGGGCGGCGTCAGTTGCTGTCGGGGCATGCTCGGTCGACGGCGGTGTTGGCTGGTCGGTTCGCGGCGGAGTTCGGCGCGAGGGAGCTCGGTTCCGCGTTGGGGTTGTTTCATGACGCCGGTAAGGCGTGCGGGTTGTGGCAGCAGGGGTTGCTGGCTGCGGAGAAGCACGGTGGGCGTGTGGGGGTCCCGCATAAGGAACTTGGCGCGAATCTTCTGCGGGGAGTGGCGGGCGCTGCCGCGATGGCGGTCCAGGGCCATCATGGTGGCCTGACCTGTCTCGACGAGTTGCGGGCTCTGGATGCTGGGGACGCGGTTCGCGGCGTGGACGTGGTGGAGTCGTTTCTTGGTGTGCTGCCGGAGGCGGAGCGGGTTCTGGCCGGGGCGCGGATGTCCTTGGTGCCGCAGCGGTGGCGGCAGGGGAACACGGTCGCGGAGATGGGGGTGCGGCTGGCGTTCTCGGCGCTGGTGGATGCAGACCATCTGGACACGGCCGCTCACGCGCAGGGGTGGACGGGGCCGTGGGTTCGTGACGACGAGGACATGATGGTGCTGCGTGATCGGTTCGAAGCCGCGCGCGGGAAGAGGCTCGAGGGCCGGGATGGTTCCCCGGTCGACGTGATCCGGGAGCGGGTGTACGGGCAGGCGGTGGCTGGCGCGGCGGCGGCGCCGGGGATGTTCCGGTTGCCGGCGCCGACGGGGTCGGGCAAGACGTGGGCGTCGGCGGGTTTCGCGTTGCATCATGCAGCCCGGTATGGGAAGCGGCGGGTGATCGTCGCGGTCCCGTTCATCACGGTCACGGAGCAGAACGCCGCCGAGTACCGGGCGATGCTCGGTGCGGACGCGGTGCTGGAGCATCACTCGGCGGTCAGTGTGCCCGAGTCGGGGGCGGCGCGGTGGGCCGCGCGCGCGGCGGCGGAGAATTGGGACAGTCCGTTCGTGGTGACCACGACGGTGCAGCTGTTCGATTCGTTGTTCGCGCGGAAGCCGTCGCGCATGCGGAAACTGCATCGGCTGGCGAACGCGGTGATCGTGCTGGATGAGGTGCAGGCGCTGCCGTTGCGGGTGCTGACGCCGATCCTGGACGCGCTGCGTGTCCTGACCGAGCACTTCGGTACGACGGTGCTGCTGGCGTCGGCGACGCAGCCCTCGTTCCCGGAGTTCGACGTGTGGCGGGATCTGCGGGTGCGCGACCTGGTCGACGCTCCGCGTGAGCTGTTCGCGGTGATGCGGCGGGTGCGGTACGAGTGGTGGCTGGAGCCGAAACCGACGCTGGCCGAGGTGGGGAAGCGGGCATGCTCATACGAGCAGGTGTTGATCGTGGTCAACACGACCGCGGACGCCCGGTCGGTGTTCCAGGGCTGGCAGCAGGACGGTGTGGAGGGGATTTTTCATCTGTCGACCCGGATGACACCGGCGCACCGCCGGGCCGTGCTCCGCGAGGTGCGTGAGCGTCTGGCCGAGGGGCGGCCGGTTCGGCTGGTGTCCACCCAGCTGATCGAGGCCGGCGTGGATATCGACTTCCCGGTGGTGTTCCGGGCGTTCGCTCCGGCCGAGGCGATTCAGCAGGCCGCCGGGCGGGCGAACCGGGAAGGCAGGCTCGGCACCGACGGCCTGGTGGTGGTGTTCGCCGCGCGGGACATGTCCAGTCCTGCCGGGTACGTCCTCGGATCCGCGGTGACCGCGGAGATTTTCGGGCCGCACGGTGATGACGTGGTCCGGCCGGACGACATCGAGGCGCTGGACCGCTACTACCGGACGCTGTACCGGCGCGCGAACGCGGAATACGGCACCCGTGCCGCCGAGATCCAGCGCAATCGGGGGCGTCTGGATTTCCAGTCGGTGGCCGAGGGGCCGGAGCGCGCTATGGGGGAGGTCAACGGCCGCGACCCCGCTCTGGCGTTCCGGATGCTCGACGACGACACCGTCCCGGTCGCGGTCACCGACCACAACGGTGAGACCCCGGCCGCCGCGCTGATCGCCTGTCTGCGCCGTGAACCCGAGCAGGCCGGGCCGGTGCTGCGGCAGCTGCAGCCCTATCTGGTGGCGCTGCCCCGGCGGCTGCTGCAGGATCCGGCGATCGCGGCCCTGTGCGCGCCGGTGTTCGGTGACCTGTACGAGTGGACCGGACCGTACGACCCGGATTACGGCATCGACACCACCAGCGGGCGCGAACGCGAAGTGTGGTGA
- a CDS encoding GNAT family N-acetyltransferase, giving the protein MLAAPTHDPFARGDYAVRSARRHERCLNGHDLDIAGRGSGWDPILDLSIGSCELCVRLWLPRAQWLDVDLQFRDEAAASSSALVLAGRPPMVRGGVGQIILQLWGAAIADLDVQMCDRCQAGVVEQIRVDPGYLRRGIGTVLVDAALIRGRGYRWSTTSIAYTMTAKAFWAAQHLPRGTVLGEPRRCPHMLAIDEYSV; this is encoded by the coding sequence ATGCTCGCTGCGCCCACTCATGACCCCTTCGCGCGCGGCGACTATGCCGTGCGGTCAGCCAGGCGGCACGAGCGGTGCCTCAACGGGCATGACCTCGACATCGCCGGACGTGGCAGCGGCTGGGACCCGATCCTGGATCTGTCGATCGGCAGCTGCGAATTGTGCGTCCGGTTGTGGCTTCCGCGCGCGCAGTGGCTGGACGTCGATCTCCAGTTTCGGGATGAGGCGGCAGCGTCGTCGTCGGCGCTGGTGCTGGCTGGGCGGCCGCCGATGGTGCGCGGCGGGGTCGGGCAGATCATCCTGCAGCTGTGGGGCGCCGCCATCGCGGATCTCGACGTCCAGATGTGCGACAGGTGCCAAGCCGGGGTCGTGGAACAAATCCGGGTCGACCCTGGCTACCTGCGTCGGGGGATCGGGACCGTTCTCGTGGACGCAGCGTTGATCCGGGGCCGCGGCTACCGGTGGTCGACCACCTCGATCGCCTACACGATGACGGCGAAGGCTTTCTGGGCCGCGCAGCACCTGCCGCGGGGGACGGTGCTCGGGGAGCCGAGACGGTGCCCGCACATGCTGGCCATCGACGAATACTCCGTCTAG
- a CDS encoding alpha/beta hydrolase family protein: MRSTVVPRGSGDLRATVHQPTSDYLVPGLVFVYGSGCGSIEEWDDWPQWISECGVAVLVHDKPGCGQSPGDWRTQSFADRATEALAAAEVLRGFHGVDRDRIGLLGLSQGGWVSLLAAETAPEAIDRVVTISGPGVSMAEQERMRIASWLHRDGVTAEDHAEGMAWVDERTSRLRAGEPAVQVIDAQRHYADKPWYEIATQATATQARMEFFARSMDVDPAELLPALACPVLAVFGGDDDSVPIAASVARIAAALPDVERQRHGIAVFPGADHFLFTGEPHPGTARRDQIAAGFLPMLTAFLNR, encoded by the coding sequence ATGCGATCAACCGTTGTGCCCCGCGGGTCAGGGGATCTGCGTGCCACCGTGCACCAGCCGACGTCCGACTATCTGGTTCCCGGACTGGTGTTCGTCTACGGCAGTGGGTGCGGGAGCATCGAGGAGTGGGATGACTGGCCCCAATGGATCAGTGAGTGCGGTGTCGCCGTGCTGGTACACGACAAGCCCGGTTGCGGACAGTCGCCCGGCGACTGGCGGACGCAATCCTTCGCCGATCGGGCAACCGAAGCGCTGGCCGCGGCCGAGGTGCTGCGCGGCTTCCACGGTGTTGACCGCGACCGGATCGGCCTGCTCGGGTTGAGCCAAGGCGGATGGGTCTCGCTGCTGGCAGCAGAAACGGCACCGGAAGCGATCGACCGGGTCGTGACGATCAGTGGTCCCGGCGTGAGCATGGCCGAGCAGGAGCGCATGCGCATAGCCAGCTGGCTCCATCGTGACGGCGTGACTGCCGAGGACCACGCCGAGGGTATGGCCTGGGTGGACGAACGAACCAGCAGGCTCCGCGCCGGCGAACCGGCCGTCCAGGTGATCGACGCCCAGCGGCACTACGCCGACAAGCCCTGGTACGAAATCGCGACCCAGGCCACCGCGACCCAGGCCAGGATGGAATTCTTCGCCCGCAGCATGGACGTCGACCCCGCAGAACTGCTCCCCGCGCTGGCCTGTCCTGTGCTCGCGGTCTTCGGCGGGGACGACGACTCGGTGCCCATCGCCGCCAGCGTGGCCAGAATCGCCGCAGCCCTGCCGGACGTCGAGCGACAGCGACACGGGATCGCCGTGTTTCCCGGTGCCGACCACTTCCTGTTCACGGGAGAACCGCATCCCGGAACCGCCCGGCGCGATCAAATCGCCGCGGGATTCCTTCCCATGCTCACCGCCTTCCTCAACCGGTAG
- a CDS encoding IS256 family transposase: MTSDLVSPRKSESKPARELSPEQAAAAAMVAEAKARGLALTGPDGLLKLFTKNVLETALNEEMTEHLGHEKNQAESDRESTNVRNGTRPKTVVSDAAGEVDINVPRDRESTFEPQIVKNRQRRLTEVDEIVFSLYAKGMTTGDISAPFAEIYGSSVSKETVSRITDKVVAEMQDWAGRPLDAVYVAVFIDAIHVKVRDGQVANRPVYAAIGVTVDGRKDVLGLWMGVGGEGAKFWMSVLIDLKNRGIRDVFFLVCDGLKGLPEFVTNVWPQTVVQTCIVHLIRNTFRLVSRRDWDAVKRDIKPIYTAPSPDAAVAALDEFEEKWGAKHGAVIRLWRNAWGEFTPFLDYDVEIRTMICSTNAIESLNARYRRAIRARGHFPTEQAAMKCLYLVTRSLDPTGTGRARWTMRWKPVINAFAITFGDRWPGAETY, translated from the coding sequence ATGACATCAGACCTTGTGAGTCCACGCAAGAGTGAGTCCAAGCCGGCGCGGGAGCTGTCGCCGGAGCAGGCTGCTGCGGCGGCGATGGTGGCCGAAGCGAAGGCGCGGGGGCTGGCGTTGACCGGCCCGGATGGCTTGCTGAAGCTGTTCACCAAGAACGTGCTGGAAACCGCGCTGAACGAGGAGATGACCGAGCACCTCGGGCATGAGAAGAACCAGGCGGAGTCGGACCGCGAGTCGACGAATGTCCGGAACGGCACTCGGCCTAAAACGGTGGTTTCGGATGCTGCGGGCGAGGTCGACATCAACGTGCCACGGGATCGGGAAAGCACGTTCGAGCCGCAGATCGTGAAGAATCGGCAACGACGGCTTACCGAGGTCGATGAGATCGTGTTTTCGTTGTATGCGAAGGGAATGACGACCGGGGACATTTCGGCACCTTTTGCCGAGATCTATGGATCGTCGGTCAGTAAAGAGACGGTCTCGCGGATCACCGACAAGGTCGTCGCTGAGATGCAGGACTGGGCTGGACGGCCGCTCGACGCGGTATACGTGGCCGTGTTCATCGACGCGATCCACGTCAAGGTCCGCGACGGGCAGGTCGCCAACCGGCCCGTCTATGCCGCTATCGGCGTCACCGTGGACGGACGGAAGGACGTGCTCGGACTGTGGATGGGCGTCGGCGGCGAAGGCGCGAAGTTCTGGATGAGCGTGCTGATCGATCTGAAGAACCGCGGCATCCGGGACGTGTTCTTCCTCGTCTGCGACGGCCTCAAGGGGCTACCGGAATTCGTGACAAACGTGTGGCCGCAAACTGTCGTGCAGACCTGCATCGTGCACTTGATTCGCAACACCTTCCGGCTCGTGTCCCGTCGGGACTGGGACGCGGTGAAACGCGATATCAAACCCATCTACACCGCACCGAGCCCGGATGCCGCGGTGGCCGCTCTCGACGAATTCGAAGAGAAATGGGGTGCGAAGCATGGAGCAGTGATTCGTTTGTGGCGCAACGCCTGGGGCGAGTTCACGCCGTTTCTCGACTACGACGTCGAGATCCGGACGATGATCTGTTCCACGAACGCGATCGAGTCGCTGAACGCCCGCTATCGGCGGGCGATTCGCGCGCGTGGACATTTCCCGACCGAGCAGGCCGCGATGAAGTGCCTGTACCTTGTGACCCGCAGCCTGGACCCCACCGGCACAGGCCGCGCCCGATGGACGATGCGCTGGAAACCAGTGATCAACGCCTTCGCCATCACGTTCGGTGACCGCTGGCCGGGAGCCGAAACCTACTGA
- a CDS encoding NACHT domain-containing protein, with protein sequence MAVVVGLRLIPGVKVGDVDPVSAVVALLALASALWAGRHAVRTTRMAPVPVAEMAAGLADDVRSREGLARTQLLGQQTRAIDVDFALRPAPAHPAQHARPTGRLTKVVDYYQTLHPQRLVITGPPGAGKTVLALELLLGLLETRGPEQPVPVRIPATLWDTSHPLPEWLVQYLVTAYQQHPRIAQALVNAGLILPVIDGLDEVDTDDTPDHRSRAADVVRALNTYQRGRHAAPMVLTCRTGHYQALTDADAWIHDAALITIDPVDSAKAREFITSRVDNPARWQAVLSTIDHHPGGPLAVGLSTPWRLSLATTVYEQRDPDNSYTRAPADLIRVAATSNHAIREHLLTHFITAAHTAQSDQPPPYTAAQTHRGLAVLAGYLHDNATTGRVLGGVPLSGTDLVLHELWPLAGIYRVRATVPAAIALFSLMAAAILLIDSGFGLSTRQIATFTLPAVSVFLWTGLNWKDVWREPSRIDTAQFRNREGLRDLAVSIVFALTIGYAAGTLFEPAVGLAVGLAAGLVFGLSGRDEDKKPREYAAVFVPWDPQRIIKHDLAAGLGAGLTFGFAFGFVAVNAYGLTSGLTFGLILMLAVVLTCGEVSIRYLALLLFTRAWFKTPALPWRLGRFLRWCYHAGLVRQAGVGYQFRHREFQDHLTHHPQPSKISG encoded by the coding sequence GTGGCCGTCGTAGTGGGGCTGCGGCTCATACCGGGGGTGAAAGTCGGCGACGTGGACCCGGTGTCGGCGGTGGTGGCCCTGCTGGCGCTCGCATCGGCGTTGTGGGCTGGCCGCCACGCGGTGCGGACGACGCGGATGGCGCCGGTACCGGTGGCGGAGATGGCCGCCGGGCTGGCGGACGACGTGCGGTCGCGGGAAGGCCTGGCCAGGACACAGCTACTGGGACAACAGACCCGCGCGATCGATGTGGACTTCGCGCTACGTCCGGCCCCCGCCCACCCCGCACAGCACGCCAGGCCGACAGGCCGGCTCACCAAAGTCGTGGACTACTACCAGACCCTGCACCCGCAACGCCTGGTGATCACCGGCCCTCCGGGGGCAGGCAAGACCGTGCTCGCGCTGGAACTGCTACTGGGACTGCTGGAGACCCGCGGCCCCGAGCAGCCGGTACCGGTGCGGATCCCGGCCACCCTCTGGGACACCAGCCACCCGTTACCCGAGTGGCTGGTCCAGTACCTGGTGACCGCCTACCAGCAGCACCCGCGCATCGCACAAGCCCTCGTCAACGCCGGCCTGATCCTCCCCGTCATCGATGGCCTCGACGAGGTAGACACCGACGACACCCCCGACCACAGGTCTCGCGCCGCGGACGTGGTGCGGGCGTTGAACACCTACCAGCGCGGGCGGCACGCGGCACCGATGGTGCTGACCTGCCGCACCGGCCACTATCAGGCGCTCACCGACGCCGACGCCTGGATCCACGACGCGGCCCTGATCACCATCGACCCGGTCGACTCCGCCAAAGCCCGAGAGTTCATCACGTCACGCGTGGACAATCCCGCCCGGTGGCAGGCGGTCCTATCCACCATCGACCACCACCCCGGCGGCCCACTGGCCGTGGGACTGTCCACACCATGGCGGCTATCGCTGGCCACCACCGTCTACGAGCAGCGCGACCCCGACAACAGCTACACCCGCGCCCCAGCCGACCTGATCCGCGTGGCCGCCACCAGCAACCACGCGATCCGCGAGCACCTGCTCACCCACTTCATCACCGCCGCCCACACCGCGCAGTCTGACCAGCCGCCGCCCTACACCGCCGCCCAGACCCACCGAGGGCTCGCGGTTCTGGCCGGGTACCTGCACGACAACGCGACCACCGGACGCGTCCTGGGCGGCGTTCCCCTGTCCGGCACCGACCTTGTCCTCCACGAACTGTGGCCACTCGCCGGCATCTACCGTGTCCGCGCCACTGTTCCGGCGGCAATCGCCCTGTTCTCGCTCATGGCCGCCGCCATCTTGCTGATCGACAGCGGGTTCGGACTCAGCACCCGTCAGATAGCCACCTTCACTCTTCCTGCCGTCAGTGTCTTCCTGTGGACGGGGCTTAACTGGAAGGACGTCTGGCGCGAGCCATCTCGTATCGACACAGCCCAATTCCGCAACCGGGAAGGACTCCGAGACCTTGCGGTCAGCATCGTGTTCGCGCTCACGATCGGATATGCGGCCGGTACCTTGTTCGAACCTGCGGTCGGGCTAGCGGTGGGGCTAGCAGCCGGGCTCGTTTTCGGGCTCAGTGGCCGGGACGAGGACAAAAAGCCGCGGGAGTATGCCGCTGTGTTCGTCCCGTGGGATCCCCAACGAATCATCAAGCACGACCTCGCGGCCGGCCTCGGCGCCGGGCTCACATTCGGGTTCGCGTTCGGGTTCGTGGCCGTAAACGCGTATGGCCTCACGTCCGGACTTACATTCGGACTCATCCTCATGCTCGCGGTCGTGCTCACATGCGGGGAGGTCAGCATCCGCTACCTCGCGCTACTGTTGTTCACACGTGCGTGGTTCAAGACCCCGGCGCTGCCCTGGCGGCTTGGGCGGTTCCTGCGTTGGTGCTACCACGCCGGGCTGGTCCGGCAGGCAGGCGTCGGCTACCAGTTCCGCCACCGCGAATTCCAGGACCACCTGACACACCACCCTCAACCCTCGAAGATCAGTGGCTAG
- a CDS encoding SMI1/KNR4 family protein, with translation MAVMFAVGSGGTCIDVTVTNVPEGRRAMKEAVAELATLLGKPEFVPSLVDWKGVERRLGTTLPLDYKEFCALYPAFIADDFIRVDHPSCRNENMNLVKDGWERTSELKGLVEDFPEQYAFGAFPDIGGLLCWGSSTSSEQLYWLTVGQADDWNVVAGDYQDDHLVFDGGFAEFLVEIFKGRLNTPVLGDYSTPLRKIKYIR, from the coding sequence GTGGCGGTGATGTTTGCGGTGGGAAGTGGTGGCACTTGTATTGATGTGACCGTGACCAACGTTCCCGAAGGGAGACGCGCTATGAAGGAGGCTGTAGCTGAGTTGGCCACCTTATTGGGGAAACCTGAATTTGTGCCTAGTTTAGTTGATTGGAAGGGCGTGGAGCGTAGACTTGGAACCACACTTCCGCTTGACTACAAGGAGTTCTGTGCGCTTTATCCCGCGTTTATCGCGGACGACTTCATTCGTGTCGACCATCCGTCCTGTCGTAATGAAAATATGAACCTCGTGAAGGATGGCTGGGAACGAACGAGTGAGCTAAAGGGGTTAGTCGAGGACTTTCCCGAGCAGTATGCCTTCGGTGCATTTCCGGATATTGGTGGCTTGCTTTGCTGGGGTAGTAGCACCTCGTCGGAGCAATTATATTGGTTGACCGTTGGTCAAGCGGATGACTGGAATGTTGTTGCGGGAGACTATCAGGATGATCACCTCGTCTTTGATGGCGGTTTTGCTGAATTCTTGGTCGAAATATTCAAGGGGCGTTTGAATACGCCAGTTCTTGGCGACTATAGTACTCCCTTGCGTAAAATTAAATACATCAGATAA